In the genome of Lacerta agilis isolate rLacAgi1 chromosome 2, rLacAgi1.pri, whole genome shotgun sequence, one region contains:
- the LOC117042134 gene encoding zinc finger protein RFP-like, whose translation MAAENLKKRLQEEVTCCICLDFFTDPVTLECEHSFCSACIAQCWGETSANALCPLCKRAIRATKSKPNKQLSNFAEIAKQLKDQEREEAEGRRFCGRHGEPLKLFCKDDQVPICVVCDWSKEHKGHDVVPKEEAAQEYRDHICSLLEVMRKQREEILVHILNTEKESQDLLKRIESEREKMTAGVKQLYHIIKKQLGFVVAQMEWAKKEIMAKRDEQMAKLSQDLSSLGSSIQEMEQTSRLPVSDFLQEVAGTLQRSKEVKFKNVATFPPKLKWKTWEFWDITAILQKFTEKFKGNLISGYSLRKAKVSLNPATAHPRLVVSEDLRSLAMAERTQALPLGAGRFECWPCAQCRESFSSGRSYWEVEVRNEGAWALGISKPLVAVRKDSHPSPEAGVWAIGRWEGQYRAVVPPHYPFLYPSREPQRIRVALNLDAQQVAFFDAEAASLLHTFSLAESSSDTFCPFFWIWKKSHLQLCP comes from the exons ATGGCTGCTGAGAACCTCAAGAAGAGGCTTCAGGAGGAAGTGACTTGCTGCATTTGCCTCGACTTCTTCACCGATCCTGTTACCTTAGAGTGTGAGCACAGCTTCTGCTCCGCCTGCATTGCCCAGTGTTGGGGGGAAACTTCTGCCAACGCCCTCTGCCCTCTGTGTAAAAGGGCCATCCGGGCAACAAAGTCCAAGCCGAACAAACAGCTGAGCAACTTTGCCGAGATAGCCAAGCAGCTGAAAGAtcaggagagggaggaggctgAAGGGAGGCGGTTCTGCGGGAGACACGGGGAGCCCCTCAAACTCTTCTGCAAGGACGACCAAGTCCCCATCTGTGTGGtgtgtgactggtccaaggaGCACAAAGGACACGACGTGGTTCCCAAGGAGGAGGCTGCCCAAGAGTACAGG GATCACATCTGCAGCTTGCTGGAAGTGATGAGGAAGCAGAGAGAAGAGATACTGGTGCATATATTGAATACAGAAAAGGAAAGCCAAGACCTGCTT AAACGGATAGAATCCGAGCGGGAGAAAATGACGGCGGGGGTCAAGCAGCTGTACCACATTATCAAAAAGCAACTGGGCTTCGTTGTGGCACAGATGGAGTGGGCCAAGAAGGAGATTATGGCGAAGAGGGACGAGCAAATGGCCAAACTCTCCCAGGACCTCTCCTCTCTGGGCAGCAGCATCCAAGAGATGGAGCAGACATCTCGGCTGCCTGTGAGTGACTTCCTGCAG GAAGTTGCAGGCACCTTGCAAAG GAGCAAGGAGGTCAAGTTTAAAAACGTAGCCACTTTCCCTCCCAAACTAAAATGGAAAACTTGGGAATTTTGGGACATCACTGCCATTTTGCAGAAGTTCACAGAGAAATTCAAAG GCAATCTGATATCTGGATATTCACTGCGTAAAG CGAAAGTGTCTCTGAACCCAGCCACGGCTCACCCTCGGCTCGTCGTATCCGAGGACCTGAGAAGTTTGGCGATGGCAGAAAGGACGCAGGCCCTTCCTCTCGGCGCCGGCCGGTTTGAGTGCTGGCCGTGCGCTCAGTGCCGGGAGTCCTTCAGCTCTGGCCGAAGCTACTGGGAAGTTGAAGTGAGGAATGAGGGCGCCTGGGCTCTGGGCATCTCGAAACCACTTGTGGCGGTCAGGAAAGACTCCCACCCTTCCCCGGAAGCCGGCGTCTGGGCTATTGGGAGGTGGGAGGGTCAGTACAGGGCCGTTGTCCCTCCGCATTACCCTTTCCTGTATCCGAGCAGGGAGCCCCAACGGATACGAGTAGCCCTAAATCTGGATGCTCAACAGGTGGCGTTTTTTGACGCTGAGGCGGCAAGTCTGCTCCATACTTTCTCCTTAGCTGAATCCTCGTCCGACACCTTCTGCCCCTTCTTTTGGATATGGAAAAAGTCCCACCTCCAACTCTGCCCATGA